From one Lycium ferocissimum isolate CSIRO_LF1 chromosome 7, AGI_CSIRO_Lferr_CH_V1, whole genome shotgun sequence genomic stretch:
- the LOC132061830 gene encoding DNA damage-repair/toleration protein DRT100-like, with protein sequence MMGSFMYITILFLGMTSAVYSCPPSDRAALLAFRAALNEPHLGIFNSWKGYDCCHGWYGVSCDPLTHRVADINLRGESEDPLFEKAHRTGYMTGTISPAICKLERLSSLTIADWKGITGTIPSCITSLPLLRVIDLVGNKLTGPIPSQIGRLSRLTVLNVAENNLSGYIPRSLTNLSSLMHLDIRNNNIYGTLPTNFGKLRMLSRALLSRNRLSGRIPDSISYIYRLSDLDLSLNRFSGSIPPSLGNMHVLATLNLDGNNISGTIPPRLINSRINILNLSKNSIEGYIPDSFDERSYFMVMDLSYNKLKGRIPKSISSATFIGHLDISHNHLCGQIPAGSPFDHLEASSFTYNDCLCGKPLKPCH encoded by the coding sequence ATGATGGGCAGCTTCATGTACATTACCATCCTATTTCTTGGTATGACCTCAGCCGTTTATTCCTGCCCGCCATCTGATCGGGCAGCATTGCTCGCTTTTCGAGCTGCCCTAAATGAACCCCACTTGGGAATTTTCAACTCATGGAAAGGTTACGACTGTTGTCATGGATGGTACGGGGTGAGTTGCGATCCATTAACTCATCGAGTCGCTGACATTAACCTACGAGGTGAATCTGAGGATCCTCTCTTCGAAAAAGCTCATCGTACCGGTTACATGACCGGAACGATCTCTCCAGCTATATGTAAGCTGGAGAGGCTATCAAGCCTTACTATTGCTGATTGGAAAGGCATTACTGGTACCATTCCATCATGTATTACGTCCTTACCATTACTCCGAGTCATTGACCTAGTCGGAAACAAGCTCACCGGACCAATCCCCTCTCAGATAGGTCGATTGAGTCGACTCACCGTGTTAAACGTAGCTGAGAACAATCTTTCTGGCTACATCCCTCGTTCGTTAACCAATTTATCATCTTTAATGCATTTAGATATCCGAAACAACAACATCTATGGAACGTTACCAACAAATTTTGGGAAATTAAGGATGTTGAGTCGAGCTTTGTTGAGTCGAAACAGGCTGTCGGGTCGTATACCAGATTCCATTTCATATATCTATAGGCTTTCCGATTTGGATCTTTCTTTGAACAGATTCTCCGGTAGCATACCTCCATCACTAGGAAATATGCACGTTCTTGCAACATTAAATCTTGATGGTAACAATATTTCTGGTACGATACCACCTCGTTTGATTAATTCACGTATCAACATTTTGAACTTGAGCAAGAACTCTATTGAAGGGTACATTCCTGATTCATTTGATGAAAGATCTTACTTTATGGTAATGGATTTATCATACAACAAATTAAAAGGAAGGATTCCTAAGTCCATATCATCGGCAACATTTATTGGTCACCTTGACATTAGTCATAACCACCTTTGTGGTCAGATTCCGGCAGGTTCTCCATTCGACCACCTTGAAGCTTCCTCTTTTACTTATAATGATTGTCTATGTGGGAAGCCCCTTAAACCTTGTCATTAA